CGGGACGGGAAGTGGACGGCCGGCGGCCGGGTGGCTGGAGGTGGGAGCAGCGCCGGGGCCCAGAGAGCGGTGCGGCCCAGCCGCCTGGTCAGTGCGTCTCGACTCCTCACAGCGGCCATGACGCTGCGGCTACAGGTCGCTTTCTTGCTGGCGCTCGCGacgaccaccgccgccgcagccgaCCAGCCGTGCCCGGTCGGGCTGTCCGCGCCAGTGCGCGGCTCCAACCGCACACTCACAATGCCCGACGGGTCGTCGTTCGAGGCGCTGCTGTGGAGCGACGGCTCCAGGGCGTGCCCCTGCCTGCAGCGCGGCTGCATTCGCAAGTGCTGCCCCGCGGGGTACGTCTCCGACATATGGGGCGACTGCGTCCCAGTATCCAGCAACTCCACATCCAGCCGCCTCCCTCTGACGCCCGCTCAGGATCGCCAGTCTTCCGACAAACATCTGGCCAGACTGGATGCGTTCGTTCCGAAACTGGTTTCACTCGTGGAGCGGTTGCAGAACAGTTCCGGCGGCAATCTTAGCACGCCATTGGATAGCTCGGGAGGTGTCCGAACAGATGAAGTGATCAGGAACGTTTCGAGCGCATTACTAAAGTGTCTTCCTGCCGCTCCCGATGCCGATTCTGGTAAGAGGCGCCTCTCCACGACAGCCGACGGGCAGCTGTCGACTGTCCGACTGCGAGAAGCCGTGAGGGCGCTGTCGACTGAACTGAGTAATGTTTACCCGACCTCCGCCGCCGCAGATAGTGCAGGAGTCGGTGATCTTGTCGACGAACTGAAAGAATCTCTTGCGAACATTTCAACGGAACTCTCTGAGAATAATACGGAAGTCGTTGACGGTAAGGAGCGCGTCCCCGGCGCTGTCGAGACGCTGCTGTCCCTGATAGCCGACAAGACGCAGGCACCGCTGCGGGATATGTTCGTCCTGTACGGCACGGCGTGCCCCTGCAACCGGTACGAAGTCGACGACGCGTTCGAGATGCTAGACAACGGCACGCTGACGTTCGAGTCGTTCATGGTGCCGGCGAGCGACTACTGCTTGGACGAGACGGTGGGCGGCAACCTGACACTGTACCTGTGCTTCCCCGAGACGGAGTGCCCTCTGGAGGAGAAGGACGCGCTCTTCTTCTACCCGGCGGGCACGGTGCTGTCGCTGCCCTTTCTGGCCGCCACGTTCGTCGTGTACGCGCTCTTCGAGGAGCTCCGCAACCGGGTGGGCACGGCGCTCATGTGCTACGTGGCCGCCCTCTTCGTTGCCTACGCGCTGCTCGCAGCCGTCCAGATCAGTTTGGGATACGTGAGCATGGCCTTCTGCCTCACCGCAGGTACGGGCAGCCGCGCGCTCCGCTCGACGGCAacaacacttccctccaatttggttTCGTCCATTGTCAATGATCCGAACGTTCTTCACAGATGTCGGGTGTTCTAAATCTTCACGGTCAGTATTGTACAGACGATAACGTGAGCTCCTTACTGGCACAGATCGACCGCCGtcgtgccatcccccccccccccctcaatggcGTCATTGGAGGCACTACGGCTCTTTTCTacccgttgtcagctttcgtgacctggAATCGTGCTTACTTACATTACTTTCGATATTACAGAAAATTTGTGTGCATAACAAGCAAAATCCGCCAAAATAACAATCAAACTGTTAAATgtaatagtaaatatttttctaataacctATTATACTGGAATAGTGAGACTTGTTGCAAGCGCCTTTACTTTTATAGAATTATATGGTATGGTGAATTCAAGTTTTAATAGCTTGGCAAGTTGCAAAGCAAAAATCATAAAATATTTGGCATGCTGTGCACATAGTCATAAGTTAACCAGCCTATTATGAGTCATCAAGTTACCGACAAAATAAATTATGATCTCTtactataggttatctgtcttgagctgactgcaatataattaaaaataattacaccagacgcgttaaacttttatttataaagcatcttccgtggttattctgcaaattggatacatacgtCTGTACATTTTTGGTCGTTTTAGGTTGAAAACAGCGCtttgtttataaagttggtctgcaagttacttacggttgtttctttacatattctgctccttccctccttgc
This Schistocerca nitens isolate TAMUIC-IGC-003100 chromosome 1, iqSchNite1.1, whole genome shotgun sequence DNA region includes the following protein-coding sequences:
- the LOC126191836 gene encoding G-protein coupled receptor Mth2-like isoform X1; amino-acid sequence: MTLRLQVAFLLALATTTAAAADQPCPVGLSAPVRGSNRTLTMPDGSSFEALLWSDGSRACPCLQRGCIRKCCPAGYVSDIWGDCVPVSSNSTSSRLPLTPAQDRQSSDKHLARLDAFVPKLVSLVERLQNSSGGNLSTPLDSSGGVRTDEVIRNVSSALLKCLPAAPDADSGKRRLSTTADGQLSTVRLREAVRALSTELSNVYPTSAAADSAGVGDLVDELKESLANISTELSENNTEVVDGKERVPGAVETLLSLIADKTQAPLRDMFVLYGTACPCNRYEVDDAFEMLDNGTLTFESFMVPASDYCLDETVGGNLTLYLCFPETECPLEEKDALFFYPAGTVLSLPFLAATFVVYALFEELRNRVGTALMCYVAALFVAYALLAAVQISLGYVSMAFCLTAAFIIYFSFLASFFWLNVMCFDIFWTFSGFRSLRGTAREREHKKFIIYSIYSWGCPLILLSVTLVMQFHNDIPDGLLRPQFGVKRCWFPDDITILAYFYGPVGVLVLCNIILFILTAIRIAQLKRETAMLKGTDSRRHDDDNRQRFNLYLKLFLVMGVNWSMEVISGLVGGPEYVWYVTDICNTLQGVLIFVIFVWKDRIRRMLMEKFCPKRASTKLSKSTVVTYSTRASPSRLSHGVLNNKVTDNSNGDVKITAITPISDDSDVP